The proteins below are encoded in one region of Micromonospora sp. DSM 45708:
- a CDS encoding DUF1772 domain-containing protein, translating to MSRTKLTWLALIVMVWAAMMSFGGVAAETVMLYPNIFNDPPASLDRARAFLIDGGPHDYFPPLGATVVLSSLAATLLTWRDRRLRWWVAGATVVFLGCEFLFSAVFFWPRNEIMFVDPPGTHSPEYLRQVASEFVAGHWVRFAGGAVTAGLAFVALLRFVRSTASARQRG from the coding sequence GTGTCCCGCACCAAACTGACGTGGCTCGCGCTGATCGTGATGGTCTGGGCGGCGATGATGTCGTTCGGCGGCGTCGCCGCCGAGACCGTCATGCTCTACCCGAACATCTTCAACGACCCGCCCGCCTCGCTCGACCGCGCCCGCGCGTTCCTGATCGACGGCGGCCCGCACGACTACTTCCCGCCGCTGGGCGCGACAGTGGTGCTGAGCAGCCTCGCCGCGACGCTGCTCACCTGGCGCGACCGCCGGCTGCGCTGGTGGGTGGCGGGTGCCACCGTCGTCTTCCTCGGCTGCGAGTTCCTGTTCTCCGCGGTGTTCTTCTGGCCGCGCAACGAAATCATGTTCGTGGACCCGCCGGGGACGCACTCGCCGGAATACCTGCGGCAGGTGGCCTCGGAGTTCGTCGCCGGCCACTGGGTGCGGTTCGCGGGTGGGGCGGTGACGGCCGGGTTGGCGTTCGTCGCGCTGCTGCGGTTCGTCCGCTCGACCGCGTCGGCGCGTCAACGCGGCTGA
- a CDS encoding sensor histidine kinase, which yields MPDFSLTRADALLAAATLGLVVVAVATEATPAGAAALAGAFGVGFAGLVWCARRWPLPALLATAVGILGYYALDLPPLGVAAPAAAVLYRVAERGRVVPAALVAGGLLAVSVAARLVEGDDVAVVVGAALGSEAALMLAVIALGDAVRNRRSLRAALDRQAATAAEDRRREAARQVEAERLRIARELHDTLGHAMSVITLQSAVAREALADHEAAQAETALAAIHAVSGSAMVELRATLGTLRREPGPHRPTPGFAQLPALVDGVRRGGLAVELRIDGPVAALPAVVGSTVYRVVQEALTNVVRHAGAGRVTVAVRATPGRLTVEVVDDGRGGSPGRAGQGLRGMAERVALLGGTVAAGAVVAGGFRVYADLPLARVAA from the coding sequence GTGCCGGACTTCTCGCTGACCCGCGCCGACGCGCTGCTCGCGGCGGCCACGCTCGGCCTGGTCGTGGTGGCCGTGGCGACGGAGGCGACCCCGGCCGGCGCGGCGGCGCTGGCCGGCGCGTTCGGGGTCGGGTTCGCCGGGCTGGTGTGGTGCGCGCGGCGGTGGCCGCTGCCGGCGCTGCTGGCCACCGCGGTCGGCATCCTCGGGTACTACGCGCTGGACCTGCCGCCGCTCGGGGTGGCCGCGCCGGCCGCCGCGGTGCTCTACCGGGTCGCGGAACGGGGGCGGGTGGTGCCGGCCGCGCTGGTGGCCGGCGGGCTGCTGGCGGTGTCGGTGGCCGCCCGGCTGGTCGAGGGCGACGACGTCGCGGTCGTCGTGGGGGCGGCGTTGGGGTCGGAGGCGGCGCTGATGCTGGCGGTGATCGCGCTCGGGGACGCGGTGCGCAACCGGCGGTCGCTGCGGGCGGCGCTGGACCGGCAGGCCGCCACCGCGGCCGAGGACCGTCGCCGGGAGGCGGCCCGGCAGGTGGAGGCGGAGCGGCTGCGCATCGCCCGCGAGCTGCACGACACGTTGGGCCACGCCATGTCGGTGATCACGTTGCAGTCGGCGGTGGCGCGGGAGGCGCTCGCCGACCACGAGGCGGCGCAGGCGGAAACCGCGCTGGCGGCGATCCACGCGGTGAGCGGCAGCGCCATGGTGGAGCTGCGGGCGACGCTGGGCACGCTGCGCCGCGAGCCGGGTCCGCACCGGCCGACGCCCGGGTTCGCGCAGCTCCCGGCACTCGTCGACGGCGTCCGCCGCGGTGGGTTGGCGGTGGAGCTGCGCATCGACGGGCCGGTGGCGGCGCTGCCGGCGGTGGTGGGCAGCACGGTCTACCGGGTGGTGCAGGAGGCGTTGACGAACGTGGTGCGCCACGCCGGGGCCGGCCGGGTCACGGTCGCGGTGCGGGCGACGCCGGGCCGGTTGACGGTGGAGGTGGTCGACGACGGCCGTGGCGGGTCGCCGGGCCGCGCCGGCCAGGGGTTGCGGGGCATGGCGGAGCGGGTCGCGCTGCTCGGTGGCACGGTCGCGGCGGGCGCCGTCGTGGCCGGCGGCTTCCGGGTGTACGCGGACCTGCCGCTCGCGCGGGTCGCCGCGTGA
- a CDS encoding response regulator transcription factor, which yields MTPVRVVVVDDQHLVRTGLRALLERAPDIVVVGEAGDGGGGVAVVREQRPDLVLMDVRMPGGDGLAATRRILADPALTGVQVVVLTTFDDDEYLFEAIRAGAAGFLLKDTPPDALRDAVRVVAGGDALLSPAVTRRVLAAAARSPVADPARLAGLTARERDVLAQVGAGRSNAEIGAALFLSPDTARTYVSRLLQKLPARDRAQLVVIAYESGLVRPGEG from the coding sequence GTGACCCCGGTCCGCGTGGTCGTGGTGGACGACCAGCATCTGGTACGGACCGGGCTGCGGGCGCTGCTGGAACGCGCGCCGGACATCGTGGTGGTGGGCGAGGCCGGCGACGGCGGCGGCGGAGTCGCGGTGGTCCGGGAGCAGCGGCCCGACCTGGTGCTGATGGACGTGCGGATGCCGGGTGGGGACGGGCTGGCCGCGACCCGGCGGATCCTGGCCGACCCGGCGTTGACCGGCGTGCAGGTGGTGGTACTGACCACGTTCGACGACGACGAGTACCTGTTCGAGGCGATCCGCGCCGGGGCGGCCGGTTTCCTGCTCAAGGACACCCCGCCGGACGCGCTACGGGACGCGGTGCGGGTGGTGGCCGGCGGGGACGCGCTGCTCTCCCCCGCCGTCACCCGTCGGGTGCTCGCCGCGGCGGCCCGCTCGCCGGTGGCCGACCCGGCGCGGCTGGCCGGGCTCACCGCCCGGGAGCGGGACGTGTTGGCGCAGGTCGGCGCCGGTCGGTCGAACGCGGAGATCGGGGCGGCGTTGTTCCTCAGCCCGGACACCGCGCGCACCTACGTGAGCCGGCTGCTCCAGAAGCTGCCCGCCCGCGACCGCGCCCAGCTCGTGGTGATCGCGTACGAGAGTGGGCTGGTGCGCCCCGGCGAGGGGTGA
- a CDS encoding VOC family protein, whose protein sequence is MLDHFSVAVRDLRASGAFYDTVLAPLGGRRIMEPGPIGYGVDTPDFWVEPAPADAAPAPVHIAFTAPDRAAVHAFHDAAVAAGAEVLHAPKVWPEYHAAYYGAFVRDPDGNNVEAVCHRPE, encoded by the coding sequence GTGCTCGACCACTTCTCGGTAGCGGTGCGCGACCTGAGGGCCAGCGGCGCCTTCTACGACACGGTCCTCGCCCCGCTCGGCGGCCGGCGGATCATGGAGCCGGGGCCGATCGGCTACGGCGTCGACACGCCCGACTTCTGGGTCGAGCCCGCGCCGGCCGACGCCGCCCCCGCGCCGGTGCACATCGCGTTCACCGCGCCCGACCGGGCGGCCGTGCACGCGTTCCACGACGCGGCGGTGGCGGCCGGCGCCGAGGTGCTGCACGCGCCGAAGGTCTGGCCGGAATACCACGCCGCCTACTACGGCGCGTTCGTCCGCGACCCGGACGGCAACAACGTCGAGGCGGTCTGCCACCGGCCGGAGTGA
- a CDS encoding YqjF family protein has protein sequence MEIEPVEHAPARAIRRAWLAQRWHDLTFLHWAAPPERVAPLLPAGTRPDTLDGLTYVGLIGFRMVGLGLGRGPGVPYFGTFWETNVRLYSVDGAGRRAVVFRSLDASRLVPVLVAQLTLRLPYKWSAMRLERAGDTLTYRCRRRWPGPAGATSRMTVRVGAPITEPTPLEHFLTARWGLHTRAYGRTRHLPNWHPQWPLHRAELVHLDDELVTAAGLPAPDGPPVSVLHSPGVPVVFGGPTPVP, from the coding sequence GTGGAGATCGAGCCGGTCGAGCACGCACCCGCACGCGCCATCCGGCGGGCCTGGCTGGCGCAACGCTGGCACGATCTCACGTTCCTGCACTGGGCGGCGCCACCGGAGCGGGTCGCGCCGCTGCTGCCCGCCGGCACCCGTCCCGACACGCTCGACGGGCTCACCTACGTCGGGCTGATCGGCTTCCGGATGGTCGGGCTGGGGCTCGGCCGGGGCCCCGGCGTGCCCTACTTCGGCACGTTCTGGGAGACCAACGTACGGCTCTACTCCGTCGACGGCGCCGGCCGGCGCGCGGTCGTGTTCCGCTCCCTGGACGCGTCCCGGCTGGTGCCGGTGCTGGTCGCCCAGCTCACCCTGCGCCTGCCCTACAAGTGGTCGGCGATGCGGCTGGAGCGGGCCGGCGACACGCTCACCTACCGCTGCCGCCGCCGCTGGCCCGGCCCGGCGGGCGCGACCAGCCGGATGACCGTCCGGGTCGGCGCGCCGATCACCGAACCGACGCCGCTGGAACACTTCCTCACCGCGCGGTGGGGCCTGCACACCCGGGCGTACGGGCGCACCCGGCACCTGCCGAACTGGCATCCGCAGTGGCCGCTGCACCGCGCCGAGCTGGTGCACCTGGACGACGAGCTGGTCACCGCCGCCGGCCTGCCGGCACCGGACGGGCCGCCGGTGAGCGTGCTGCACTCACCCGGCGTCCCGGTCGTCTTCGGCGGCCCCACACCGGTCCCCTGA
- the yidD gene encoding membrane protein insertion efficiency factor YidD: MRKRHHKKKKDRDWCDCDCDLLDCDGPGCCDLGLFSTLLTLGSVTAGLVRTPAVDRVGRAAILGYRRWLSHRWPGTCRYTPTCSAYGLAAVERHGLAVGGRMAADRVRRCRPDVPRGTHDPLR, encoded by the coding sequence ATGCGGAAGCGACACCACAAGAAGAAGAAGGACCGGGACTGGTGCGACTGTGACTGCGACCTGCTCGACTGCGACGGCCCGGGCTGCTGCGACCTGGGGCTCTTCTCGACGCTGCTCACCCTCGGCTCGGTGACCGCCGGCCTGGTGCGGACGCCGGCCGTGGACCGCGTCGGCCGGGCCGCCATCCTCGGCTACCGGCGGTGGCTGTCGCACCGCTGGCCGGGAACGTGCCGTTACACGCCGACGTGCAGCGCGTACGGGCTGGCCGCGGTGGAACGGCACGGCCTCGCGGTGGGTGGCCGGATGGCCGCCGACCGGGTCCGCCGGTGTCGCCCCGACGTGCCGCGCGGCACCCACGACCCGCTGCGCTGA
- a CDS encoding AraC family transcriptional regulator, whose protein sequence is MLDRLNEAMDHLEQRLDQPLDVAALARVACTSEHHFRRLFSALAGVPLSEYVRRRRLTLAGADVLAGREPLLDVAVRWGYGSNEAFARAFRAVHGVGPAQARRTGAVLRSQPRMSFRLVVEGSTSMDYRIVTKEAFHLAGRKARVPLVHEGMNPHIVAFVKSVDPATVRRIGALSDQEPRGVVNVSDDLAGSRAEGTELDYWHAVVTGAPVPDDLDSLPVAAGDWAVFRSSGAFPQALQHLWRDVFTLWFPSNPYQTRPGPEISRVRIAEGGGTADAELWIPVRRA, encoded by the coding sequence GTGCTGGATCGGCTCAACGAGGCCATGGACCACCTCGAGCAACGGCTCGACCAGCCGCTCGACGTGGCCGCGCTGGCCCGCGTCGCCTGCACGTCGGAGCACCACTTCCGGCGGCTCTTCTCGGCGCTGGCCGGGGTGCCGCTGTCGGAGTACGTGCGTCGTCGCCGGCTCACGCTGGCCGGCGCCGACGTGCTCGCCGGCCGGGAGCCGCTGCTCGACGTGGCGGTCCGCTGGGGGTACGGCTCGAACGAGGCGTTCGCCCGCGCGTTCCGGGCCGTGCACGGCGTCGGCCCGGCACAGGCGCGGCGTACCGGTGCGGTGCTGCGGTCCCAGCCCCGGATGTCCTTCCGGCTCGTCGTCGAAGGGAGCACCAGCATGGACTACCGGATCGTGACCAAGGAGGCGTTCCACCTCGCCGGCCGCAAGGCCCGGGTGCCGCTGGTCCACGAGGGGATGAACCCGCACATCGTGGCGTTCGTCAAGAGTGTGGACCCGGCCACCGTACGCCGGATCGGGGCGCTGTCCGACCAGGAGCCGCGCGGCGTCGTCAACGTCAGCGACGACCTGGCCGGGTCCCGCGCGGAGGGTACCGAGCTGGACTACTGGCACGCGGTGGTGACCGGCGCGCCGGTGCCGGATGATCTGGACAGCCTGCCGGTGGCGGCCGGGGACTGGGCGGTCTTCCGCAGCTCCGGCGCGTTCCCGCAGGCGTTGCAGCACCTGTGGCGAGACGTGTTCACCCTGTGGTTCCCGTCCAACCCGTACCAGACGCGGCCGGGGCCGGAGATCTCCCGGGTGCGGATCGCCGAGGGCGGCGGCACCGCCGACGCGGAGTTGTGGATCCCGGTGCGCCGGGCCTAG
- a CDS encoding phosphotransferase family protein: MSRTVTVVLVDAAGRPLGALPPFDVPDPWWQQVASVVDGARHRHGVDVAVLRLLDADRPHPPGGHVRYLAQLTEASAVAAAAPVMPLAPVAVDLAPHPLRQPWAQPGGPARSVAWATDELRRLGRPVTAVAQQRTWNLSAIWRLETPQGPAWLKELPPFAHHEPTVLTWLTNLPLPTSLVSPVDQGIGVSADLSGDANSLINDAGVGPGVLAVGGEGRVLVEHVVGEDRYGAGEVERAGIAAAHHAVQVRAVGAVDRLVAAGVPDLRGARLGGWIRRWLAGHDVSVAAGLLDGLDERLRRVRDCGLPDTLVHGDLHPGNVRGDDTRYVVIDWADAFVGHPAFDILRLTETLAPATVARLVDAWADRWRADAPGCDPLRAVDLLRPVAPLRLAAVYAMFLAGIEPSEHRYHAHDVPVALAQAAAEARR; the protein is encoded by the coding sequence GTGTCCCGCACCGTGACAGTGGTCCTGGTCGACGCCGCCGGCCGGCCGCTCGGCGCGCTGCCTCCGTTCGACGTGCCGGACCCGTGGTGGCAGCAGGTCGCCTCCGTCGTCGACGGCGCCCGCCACCGGCACGGCGTCGACGTGGCCGTGCTGCGGCTGCTCGACGCCGACCGCCCGCACCCACCCGGCGGCCACGTCCGCTACCTGGCCCAGCTCACCGAGGCCTCGGCCGTCGCCGCCGCGGCGCCCGTCATGCCCCTGGCACCGGTCGCGGTGGACCTCGCACCGCACCCACTGCGCCAGCCGTGGGCGCAGCCCGGCGGCCCGGCCCGCAGCGTGGCCTGGGCCACCGACGAGCTGCGCCGCCTCGGCCGCCCGGTGACCGCGGTGGCGCAGCAGCGCACCTGGAACCTCTCCGCGATCTGGCGCCTGGAAACCCCACAGGGCCCGGCTTGGTTGAAAGAACTCCCCCCATTCGCCCACCACGAACCCACCGTCCTGACCTGGCTGACCAACCTCCCGCTCCCCACCTCCCTCGTCTCCCCGGTCGATCAAGGAATTGGTGTCTCCGCCGATCTCTCTGGCGACGCGAACTCCTTGATCAACGACGCCGGGGTCGGGCCGGGGGTGCTGGCGGTGGGTGGGGAGGGGCGGGTGCTGGTCGAGCACGTGGTGGGGGAGGACCGGTACGGGGCCGGGGAAGTGGAGCGGGCGGGCATCGCGGCGGCGCACCATGCGGTGCAGGTGCGCGCCGTGGGGGCGGTGGACCGGCTGGTGGCGGCGGGGGTCCCCGACCTTCGCGGGGCACGGCTGGGTGGGTGGATCCGGAGGTGGCTGGCCGGGCACGACGTGTCGGTCGCCGCGGGGCTGCTCGACGGGCTCGACGAGCGGCTGCGGCGGGTCCGCGACTGCGGGCTGCCCGACACGCTCGTGCACGGCGACCTGCACCCCGGCAACGTGCGCGGCGACGACACCCGGTACGTGGTCATCGACTGGGCGGACGCGTTCGTCGGCCACCCCGCGTTCGACATCCTGCGGCTCACCGAGACGCTCGCCCCGGCGACCGTCGCCCGGCTGGTCGACGCGTGGGCCGACCGGTGGCGGGCCGACGCGCCCGGCTGCGATCCGCTCCGGGCGGTCGACCTGCTCCGGCCGGTCGCGCCGCTGCGGCTGGCCGCCGTGTACGCGATGTTCCTCGCCGGCATCGAGCCGAGCGAGCACCGCTACCACGCACACGACGTGCCGGTCGCGCTGGCGCAGGCCGCCGCCGAGGCGCGACGCTAG
- a CDS encoding gluconokinase has product MGDPAVVVGVDIGTTSSKAVAFDTDGRQLASHSIGYPLEEPNPGWAEQDPELIYQAVVGVIRAVVDELDRPVAGLSFSTALHSLIGLDADGNPLTPSITWADSRASAQAERLRAAPSGLALHRRTGTPVHPMAPLPKLVWFAEQEPKLHERVSHWVGIKDLVLRRLAEALVTDHSVASATGLMDIHKLAWDTEALRVAGITEEQLPQLVPTTHVLPGLTAEAARATGLPADTPLVVGAGDGPLANLGLGAVRPGVVACSIGTSGAMRVMVERPGVDPLGGVFCYALTEDRWVVGGAINNGGIVLQWAHDALAPELGEHAEEDLLDLAAQAPVGSGGLIMLPYLLSERAPHWSALPRGAYIGLTHGHGRAHLVRAALEGVCQQLALVLMSVRAAGNEVREVRASGGFARSPLWRQILADALGMPVRFPAGHEGSGFGAALLGMQALGLIPSIEVAADLVRIEETVRPDPAAAATYAALLPLFSELYDALVPTFASLRRLAPSLPPEPPPTAPPR; this is encoded by the coding sequence GTGGGGGACCCGGCCGTCGTGGTGGGCGTGGACATCGGCACCACCAGCAGCAAGGCGGTCGCGTTCGACACCGACGGCCGGCAGTTGGCCAGCCACTCGATCGGCTACCCGCTGGAGGAGCCGAACCCGGGCTGGGCCGAGCAGGACCCGGAGCTGATCTACCAGGCCGTGGTCGGCGTGATCCGCGCGGTCGTCGACGAGCTGGACCGGCCGGTGGCCGGCCTGTCGTTCAGCACCGCCCTGCACAGCCTGATCGGGCTGGACGCCGACGGCAACCCGCTCACCCCGTCGATCACCTGGGCCGACTCCCGGGCCAGCGCGCAGGCCGAGCGGCTGCGGGCCGCGCCGTCCGGGCTGGCGTTGCACCGGCGTACCGGCACGCCGGTGCACCCGATGGCGCCGCTGCCCAAGCTGGTCTGGTTCGCCGAGCAGGAGCCGAAGCTGCACGAGCGGGTGTCGCACTGGGTCGGCATCAAGGATCTCGTCCTGCGGCGGCTCGCCGAGGCGCTCGTCACCGACCACTCGGTCGCCTCCGCCACCGGCCTGATGGACATCCACAAGCTGGCCTGGGACACCGAGGCGCTGCGCGTCGCCGGCATCACCGAGGAGCAGCTCCCCCAGCTCGTTCCCACCACGCATGTGCTGCCCGGGCTGACCGCCGAGGCCGCCCGGGCCACCGGCCTGCCGGCGGACACCCCGCTCGTGGTGGGCGCCGGCGACGGCCCGCTGGCCAACCTCGGGCTCGGCGCGGTACGCCCCGGCGTGGTGGCCTGTTCGATCGGCACCAGCGGCGCGATGCGGGTGATGGTGGAACGCCCCGGCGTGGACCCGCTGGGCGGTGTCTTCTGCTACGCGCTGACCGAGGACCGCTGGGTGGTCGGCGGCGCGATCAACAACGGCGGGATCGTGCTCCAGTGGGCCCACGACGCGCTCGCCCCGGAGCTGGGCGAGCACGCCGAGGAGGACCTGCTCGACCTGGCCGCGCAGGCGCCGGTCGGCTCCGGTGGGCTGATCATGCTGCCCTACCTGCTCAGCGAGCGGGCGCCGCACTGGAGCGCGCTGCCCCGCGGCGCGTACATCGGGTTGACCCACGGCCACGGCCGCGCCCACCTGGTGCGCGCCGCGCTGGAGGGGGTCTGCCAGCAGCTCGCGCTGGTCCTGATGTCGGTCCGCGCGGCCGGCAACGAGGTCCGCGAGGTCCGCGCCAGCGGCGGCTTCGCGCGTAGCCCGCTGTGGCGGCAGATCCTGGCCGACGCGCTGGGCATGCCGGTGCGCTTCCCGGCCGGGCACGAGGGTTCCGGCTTCGGCGCCGCGCTGCTCGGCATGCAGGCGCTCGGCCTGATCCCCTCGATCGAGGTCGCCGCAGACCTGGTCCGGATCGAGGAGACGGTCCGACCCGATCCCGCCGCCGCCGCCACGTACGCGGCGTTGCTCCCGCTCTTTTCCGAGCTGTACGACGCGCTCGTGCCCACGTTCGCGTCGCTGCGACGGCTGGCCCCGAGCCTGCCGCCGGAACCACCGCCCACCGCCCCTCCCCGATGA
- a CDS encoding GntP family permease translates to MVTLLAAPAEPLTNAGNTQLVVAALLGIAAVVLLIAWGKVHPFLALILGAAVLGVVAGVSADKIVTSFSGGVGSTVGGVGLLIALGAMIGGMLAESGGADSIVERVVGRVSGGALPWAMAGVAALIGLPLFFEVGVVLLVPIVLLVSRRVDVPLMKIGIPALAGLSVLHGLVPPHPGPLVAIDALGANLGQTLALGLLVAIPTVIIAGPVFGNFIARYVPATAPEALLPTRRDLAVADDRGPTRPGDGRADADGDLVTEDDLVNPGTGRPGASIDEPVGPRSRRAPALWAAVVTVLLPVALMLLRAIGELTLGEDTAGRKALDIAGTPIVALLAGVIFAMIFLGYRNGFSRSQVSGFLGGSLPAIAGILLIVAAGGGFKQVLVDAGVGNLVADAATGANLSPLLLGWLVAVGIRVATGSATVATITAAGIVAPLAATLQGPEVALLALAIGCGSLFFSHVNDAGFWLVKEYFGLTVGQTIKSWSVMETIISVVGFLGVLLLDVFV, encoded by the coding sequence GTGGTCACACTGCTCGCCGCACCTGCGGAACCACTCACGAACGCCGGCAACACCCAACTCGTCGTCGCCGCGCTGCTCGGCATCGCCGCGGTGGTGCTGCTCATCGCCTGGGGGAAGGTGCACCCGTTCCTGGCGCTGATCCTCGGCGCGGCGGTGCTGGGCGTGGTCGCCGGCGTCTCCGCTGACAAGATCGTCACCTCGTTCAGCGGCGGGGTCGGCTCCACGGTCGGCGGCGTCGGCCTGCTGATCGCGCTCGGCGCGATGATCGGCGGCATGCTGGCCGAGTCGGGCGGGGCGGACAGCATCGTCGAACGGGTGGTGGGCCGGGTCTCTGGTGGCGCGCTGCCCTGGGCCATGGCCGGTGTCGCCGCGCTCATCGGCCTGCCGCTGTTCTTCGAGGTCGGCGTGGTGCTGCTGGTGCCGATCGTGCTGCTGGTCTCGCGCCGGGTCGACGTGCCGCTGATGAAGATCGGCATCCCGGCGCTGGCCGGCCTGTCGGTGCTGCACGGCCTGGTGCCGCCCCACCCGGGCCCGCTGGTCGCGATCGACGCGCTCGGCGCCAACCTGGGCCAGACACTCGCCCTGGGCCTGCTGGTGGCGATCCCGACGGTGATCATCGCCGGTCCGGTGTTCGGTAACTTCATCGCCCGGTACGTGCCGGCCACCGCACCGGAGGCGCTGCTGCCCACCCGGCGCGACCTGGCGGTCGCCGACGACCGCGGTCCCACCCGCCCCGGCGACGGGCGGGCCGACGCCGACGGCGACCTGGTCACCGAGGACGACCTGGTCAACCCCGGCACCGGTCGTCCGGGCGCGTCGATCGACGAGCCGGTCGGGCCGCGGTCGCGTCGCGCACCGGCGCTCTGGGCCGCCGTGGTCACCGTGCTGCTGCCGGTGGCGCTCATGCTGCTGCGGGCCATCGGCGAGCTGACCCTCGGCGAGGACACCGCCGGCCGCAAGGCACTGGACATCGCCGGCACCCCGATCGTCGCGCTGCTCGCCGGCGTCATCTTCGCCATGATCTTCCTGGGCTACCGGAACGGCTTCAGCCGTAGCCAGGTCTCGGGTTTCCTGGGTGGCTCGCTGCCGGCGATCGCCGGCATCCTGCTGATCGTCGCCGCCGGCGGCGGCTTCAAGCAGGTGCTCGTGGACGCCGGCGTGGGCAACCTGGTCGCGGACGCCGCCACCGGCGCCAACCTGTCGCCGCTGCTGCTCGGCTGGCTGGTCGCGGTCGGCATCCGGGTGGCCACCGGCTCGGCCACGGTCGCCACCATCACCGCCGCCGGCATCGTCGCGCCGCTGGCCGCCACGCTCCAGGGCCCCGAGGTGGCGCTGCTGGCGCTGGCGATCGGCTGCGGGTCGCTGTTCTTCTCGCACGTCAACGACGCCGGCTTCTGGCTGGTGAAGGAGTACTTCGGGCTGACCGTCGGGCAGACCATCAAGAGCTGGTCGGTGATGGAGACCATCATCTCGGTGGTCGGCTTCCTCGGCGTCCTCCTGCTCGACGTCTTCGTCTAG
- a CDS encoding MerR family transcriptional regulator, which translates to MAYTVGQVARAARVTVRTLHHYDEIGLLRPSGRTPAGYRRYHDRDLDRLQLIRYYRELGFPLDEIAAILDDPDADPAAHLRRQHALLSGRIGRLQEMVAAIECAMEARKLEIRLTPEERFEVFGDFDPDEHTEEVEQRWGDTEAYRQSQERASRYSKEDWLRNKAVNEDWGRRFAALMDSGTPADGPEAMALAEEHRQLITEWWYDCSYEIHTGLADMYVADPRFTAYFETIRPGMAAYLNEAIHANAISRA; encoded by the coding sequence ATGGCGTACACGGTGGGACAGGTGGCGCGGGCGGCCCGGGTGACGGTCCGCACGCTGCACCACTACGACGAGATCGGGCTGCTGCGGCCGAGCGGGCGGACCCCGGCGGGCTACCGCCGCTACCACGACCGCGACCTGGACCGCTTGCAGCTCATCCGCTACTACCGCGAGCTGGGGTTCCCGCTGGACGAGATCGCCGCGATCCTGGACGACCCGGACGCCGACCCGGCGGCGCACCTGCGCCGGCAGCACGCGCTGCTCTCCGGGCGGATCGGCAGGCTCCAGGAGATGGTCGCGGCGATCGAGTGCGCGATGGAGGCGAGAAAGTTGGAGATCCGATTGACGCCGGAGGAGCGGTTCGAGGTGTTCGGGGACTTCGACCCGGACGAGCACACCGAGGAGGTGGAGCAGCGCTGGGGTGACACCGAGGCGTACCGGCAGTCACAGGAGCGGGCCAGCCGCTACTCGAAGGAGGACTGGCTGCGCAACAAGGCGGTGAACGAGGACTGGGGGCGGCGGTTCGCCGCGCTGATGGACTCGGGCACGCCGGCCGACGGCCCGGAGGCGATGGCGCTGGCCGAGGAGCACCGCCAGCTCATCACCGAATGGTGGTACGACTGCTCGTACGAGATCCACACCGGGCTGGCCGACATGTACGTGGCCGACCCTCGGTTCACGGCGTACTTCGAGACGATCCGGCCGGGGATGGCCGCCTACCTGAACGAGGCGATCCACGCCAACGCGATCAGCCGGGCCTGA